In Actinacidiphila yeochonensis CN732, a genomic segment contains:
- a CDS encoding TetR/AcrR family transcriptional regulator, with product MPGHHPARSRRTTERKGDVRERAILDTCEVLLAQKGYDAMTVGDIAQGAGITRGALYFYFGSKQEVVTALVARTVEHLWERSLATAQSDEPRQAIAAAMRRTVELWNEHGLVMRTAIDLSLTVPEIGELWSRTADLFIAAITAVLERAGIEAGAAPEQASAMARALCWMIERTFYHASQEAGGNLQEASSTCEHIWLVSAGLTA from the coding sequence ATGCCCGGCCACCACCCCGCGCGAAGCCGACGCACCACCGAACGCAAGGGAGACGTCCGGGAGCGGGCCATTCTGGACACCTGCGAAGTCCTGCTGGCGCAGAAGGGCTACGACGCCATGACCGTCGGCGACATCGCCCAGGGCGCGGGCATCACACGCGGCGCCCTGTACTTCTACTTCGGCTCCAAGCAGGAAGTGGTCACGGCGCTCGTGGCCCGCACCGTCGAGCACCTGTGGGAGCGGTCCCTGGCCACCGCGCAGTCCGACGAGCCGCGCCAGGCCATCGCGGCAGCCATGCGGCGCACGGTCGAACTGTGGAACGAGCACGGCCTGGTCATGCGCACGGCGATCGACCTGTCACTGACCGTGCCGGAGATCGGCGAGCTGTGGAGCCGTACGGCCGACCTGTTCATCGCAGCCATCACCGCGGTCCTGGAACGGGCCGGCATCGAGGCCGGCGCCGCACCGGAACAAGCGTCGGCCATGGCGCGCGCCCTGTGCTGGATGATCGAGCGGACCTTCTACCACGCTTCGCAGGAGGCCGGCGGGAACTTGCAGGAGGCATCCTCGACCTGCGAACACATCTGGCTGGTCAGCGCCGGCCTGACCGCCTGA
- a CDS encoding pirin family protein, which translates to MSNLDVKPAATVCGGREDVSAAPVRELLTGRTVPLGESTRVRRLLPNLGRRMIGAWCFVDHYGPDDIATEPGMQVPPHPHIGLQTVSWLHGGEVLHRDSLGSKQTVRPRELGLMTAGRAIAHSEESPRDHARYLHGAQLWVALPEASRNTAPSFEHHARLPEVTGAGGLHATVILGELDTAASPGTIHSPLVGADLTLASGTAARLPLEPDFEYAALAMSGETLVDGVSVTPGSLLYLGAGRRELPLLAESDSSLMLLGGEPFAEKIVMFWNFVGRSHDDIVQARADWNEGSRFGEVHGYDGARLLAPALPPTPLKPRGRAR; encoded by the coding sequence ATGAGCAATCTCGATGTGAAGCCGGCCGCCACCGTCTGCGGCGGCCGTGAGGACGTGTCCGCGGCGCCGGTCCGCGAACTGCTCACCGGCCGCACCGTTCCGCTCGGGGAGAGCACGCGGGTGCGGCGGCTGCTGCCCAACCTGGGCCGGCGCATGATCGGGGCCTGGTGCTTCGTCGACCACTACGGGCCCGACGACATCGCGACCGAGCCCGGGATGCAGGTGCCGCCCCACCCGCACATCGGCCTGCAGACCGTCAGCTGGCTCCATGGGGGCGAGGTGCTGCACCGCGACAGCCTCGGCAGCAAGCAGACCGTACGCCCCCGTGAACTGGGCCTCATGACGGCGGGCCGGGCCATCGCACACTCCGAGGAGTCCCCCCGCGACCACGCCCGCTACCTGCACGGCGCCCAACTGTGGGTGGCCCTGCCGGAGGCGAGCCGCAACACCGCGCCCTCGTTCGAACACCACGCCCGACTCCCCGAGGTCACCGGCGCGGGCGGCCTGCACGCCACCGTGATCCTGGGCGAACTCGACACCGCCGCCTCACCCGGCACCATCCACTCGCCCCTGGTCGGCGCGGACCTCACCCTCGCGTCCGGCACGGCGGCCCGGCTCCCCCTCGAACCCGACTTCGAGTACGCCGCCCTCGCGATGTCCGGCGAGACCCTCGTCGACGGCGTCTCCGTCACCCCCGGTTCCCTCCTCTACCTCGGCGCCGGCCGCCGCGAACTCCCGCTCCTCGCCGAGTCCGACAGCTCCCTGATGCTGCTCGGCGGCGAGCCCTTCGCGGAGAAGATCGTCATGTTCTGGAACTTCGTCGGCCGCTCCCACGACGACATCGTCCAGGCGCGCGCCGACTGGAACGAGGGCTCGCGCTTCGGCGAGGTCCACGGCTACGACGGCGCCCGCCTCCTCGCCCCGGCCCTCCCGCCAACTCCCCTGAAGCCGCGTGGACGTGCGCGCTGA
- a CDS encoding dienelactone hydrolase family protein, with amino-acid sequence MPSSPPRARFRPRRHAQSSHPREREARARAGRGCDSAGHRGRPCPVPVASPILSAGCRPCLGDRVSHDVTWSGIRQTSTHTAQRSFLIRRPSGTVPGTVWTPVRRPGPVPTVLLGHGGSGHRHSDRIVSMAAQFTSAGYAAAAIDGPYHGERLRSPLTPAEYQAQIAAEGIGQVLDRIADDWVTTSNLLAEADVADGTRLAYFGLSMGTRFGLATAVALGPALRCAVFGKFGLRSAAALNPALHAPDRALRDASRITAPVLFHLQWEDDLFPRAGQLDLFDAFAGAEKELHAFTGRHGHTPRHAPGLWQSFITRHLAPPRRGQSTSL; translated from the coding sequence ATGCCGTCTTCCCCTCCCCGCGCGCGGTTTCGTCCTCGCCGGCACGCGCAGAGTTCCCACCCCCGGGAGCGGGAGGCGCGGGCGAGGGCTGGCCGTGGATGTGACAGTGCCGGTCATCGCGGTCGGCCGTGCCCGGTTCCCGTGGCTTCGCCCATCCTGTCGGCGGGATGCCGCCCGTGCTTGGGTGACAGGGTGAGCCATGACGTGACCTGGTCCGGCATCCGCCAGACCTCTACACACACCGCACAACGGTCGTTCCTCATCCGCCGACCATCCGGAACGGTCCCCGGCACCGTGTGGACACCGGTCAGGCGCCCAGGACCAGTTCCCACGGTGCTGCTGGGACACGGCGGCAGCGGGCACCGGCACAGCGACCGGATCGTCTCGATGGCCGCTCAGTTCACATCGGCCGGCTACGCGGCGGCTGCGATCGACGGGCCGTACCATGGCGAACGACTGCGATCGCCGCTGACGCCGGCGGAGTACCAAGCGCAGATCGCCGCCGAGGGCATCGGCCAGGTGCTCGACCGGATCGCTGACGACTGGGTCACCACGAGCAACCTCCTTGCGGAAGCCGATGTCGCCGACGGCACGCGGCTGGCGTACTTCGGGCTGTCGATGGGCACCCGCTTCGGCCTGGCTACCGCGGTCGCCCTCGGACCAGCGCTGCGATGCGCCGTCTTCGGCAAGTTCGGTCTGCGGTCGGCCGCAGCCCTCAACCCGGCCCTTCACGCCCCGGACCGCGCACTGCGCGACGCCTCCCGGATCACCGCGCCGGTCCTTTTCCATCTGCAGTGGGAGGACGACCTCTTCCCCAGGGCAGGGCAGCTCGATCTGTTCGACGCCTTCGCCGGCGCCGAAAAGGAACTTCACGCCTTCACCGGGCGTCACGGCCACACCCCGCGACACGCACCCGGACTCTGGCAATCGTTCATCACCCGCCACCTCGCCCCACCACGTCGCGGCCAGTCGACGAGCCTCTGA
- a CDS encoding AfsA-related hotdog domain-containing protein translates to MSHITALRRGQRLGTAEVHYTAHPPAVYDRLRGRYADAHTSFARALPATPPVPAPTVGRTHERDVVLSPERPSLWRLRIDVGHRVLFDHPHDHVPGMVLLEAAAQAAQAMMDHPVLAVGFETRFLRYVEFDSPCMVSAELLPADADGRARIAVSASQEERPVFSCTVTVLPRVSCDNRPPVTSVEALPQ, encoded by the coding sequence GTGTCCCACATCACGGCCCTGCGCCGCGGACAGCGACTCGGCACCGCCGAGGTTCACTACACGGCCCACCCCCCGGCCGTCTACGACCGACTGCGCGGCCGGTACGCCGATGCGCACACCTCCTTCGCGCGGGCGCTGCCGGCAACCCCTCCCGTCCCCGCCCCGACGGTGGGCCGCACCCACGAACGCGACGTGGTGCTCTCCCCCGAGCGTCCGTCGCTGTGGCGCCTTCGCATCGACGTCGGCCACCGGGTCCTCTTCGACCACCCGCACGACCACGTCCCGGGGATGGTCCTGCTTGAGGCCGCCGCCCAGGCCGCACAGGCCATGATGGACCATCCGGTGCTGGCGGTCGGCTTCGAGACGCGCTTCCTCCGCTACGTGGAGTTCGACTCGCCCTGCATGGTGTCGGCCGAGCTCCTTCCGGCAGACGCCGACGGTCGCGCCCGGATAGCGGTCAGCGCGTCCCAGGAGGAACGCCCCGTCTTCTCCTGCACCGTCACGGTCCTGCCGCGGGTGTCGTGTGACAACCGCCCGCCCGTCACGTCCGTCGAGGCGCTACCGCAGTGA
- a CDS encoding AfsA-related hotdog domain-containing protein: MATSLGSNRPALTRVDRDAAAVHALVRKTAHEEALVTDWDEVSDSVQRVNVRWSPEHPFYIEGGQFRALLFTESLRQALALLTHDVHQVPLGHRLGWEHISLAVNAGALSTTDGGTTSPSSSTTPP; the protein is encoded by the coding sequence ATGGCAACTTCGTTAGGCAGCAACCGCCCGGCGCTCACCCGCGTGGATCGGGACGCCGCCGCCGTCCACGCCCTGGTGCGCAAGACCGCCCACGAGGAGGCCCTCGTCACCGACTGGGACGAGGTTTCGGACAGCGTTCAGCGCGTCAACGTCCGCTGGAGCCCCGAACATCCCTTCTACATCGAGGGGGGGCAGTTCAGGGCCCTCCTGTTCACGGAGAGCCTCCGCCAAGCCCTGGCCCTCCTCACCCACGACGTCCATCAGGTCCCGCTCGGCCACCGCCTGGGCTGGGAGCACATCAGTCTCGCTGTGAACGCAGGAGCACTGAGCACCACGGACGGGGGAACGACGTCACCCTCCTCGTCAACCACCCCTCCGTGA
- a CDS encoding ScbR family autoregulator-binding transcription factor: MPERTVKQERAERTRAALVQAGAEVFGESGFSGASVAKIADRAGVTLGAMYFHFRSKEELAWEIVHGQPDAVVPPIPSEGLQRAVDVTLTWAYQLRDNAVLRAGARLVWEQEQFASAEENSHRQWTNILLVDLRVASSRRELKASTDVEALARVVVNACTGAQMHAGVETSHADLPQRVEDMWRFLLPAVATPSAVGRVELGEARGRLR; the protein is encoded by the coding sequence ATGCCGGAACGAACGGTCAAACAGGAGCGTGCCGAGAGGACCCGTGCGGCCTTGGTCCAGGCGGGCGCGGAGGTCTTCGGGGAGAGCGGGTTCTCCGGGGCGAGTGTCGCGAAGATCGCCGACCGGGCGGGTGTGACGCTGGGCGCGATGTACTTCCACTTCAGAAGCAAGGAGGAGTTGGCGTGGGAGATCGTCCACGGACAGCCCGATGCCGTCGTGCCCCCGATCCCTTCCGAGGGGCTCCAGCGCGCTGTCGATGTCACCCTCACCTGGGCCTATCAGCTACGTGACAACGCTGTCCTGCGAGCGGGCGCGCGACTGGTCTGGGAGCAGGAGCAGTTCGCCTCGGCCGAGGAGAACTCCCATCGGCAGTGGACGAACATCCTTCTGGTGGACCTCCGCGTCGCGAGTTCCCGACGTGAGCTGAAGGCGTCGACCGACGTCGAGGCGCTGGCCCGGGTGGTGGTCAACGCCTGTACGGGGGCCCAGATGCACGCCGGCGTCGAGACCTCGCACGCGGACCTCCCGCAGCGCGTCGAGGACATGTGGCGCTTCCTGCTGCCGGCTGTGGCCACGCCCAGTGCCGTCGGCAGGGTGGAGCTGGGCGAGGCTCGCGGGAGACTCCGGTGA
- a CDS encoding NAD(P)H-binding protein has translation MTPAPPPGTPRIVVTGATGAVGSQLARRLAEPGARAPDVRLLVRDPGKVERMGLPGTVVHADYEDRPGIARAMDGADAVFLVTANPLRPQHDENIVRAARTAGVRRVVKVSWLAVTDPEADDLITRWNRECEELLRASGLEWTVLRLRSLMSNTRSWASSIRSDSTVRSFGGDAPTAAVDPRDVARVAAHALTSHGHAGRTYALSGPRPITAREQTEELARALGRPLGFVELTPDQALARWRKGLPEQVAQALLEGARRRAGGAAAQVEGDVEAVTGRAPTAFGSWADDHLGWFR, from the coding sequence GTGACGCCCGCGCCGCCTCCGGGGACGCCGCGGATCGTGGTCACCGGGGCCACCGGAGCCGTGGGCAGCCAGCTGGCCCGCCGGCTCGCGGAACCGGGGGCGCGGGCTCCGGACGTTCGCCTCCTGGTGCGGGACCCGGGCAAGGTGGAGCGGATGGGGCTGCCGGGCACCGTCGTCCACGCCGACTACGAGGACCGCCCCGGCATCGCCCGCGCGATGGACGGCGCTGACGCCGTGTTCCTGGTGACGGCGAACCCCTTGCGTCCTCAGCACGACGAGAACATCGTCCGGGCCGCGCGGACGGCCGGGGTGCGCCGGGTGGTCAAGGTCTCCTGGCTGGCCGTCACCGATCCGGAAGCCGACGACCTGATCACCCGCTGGAACCGGGAGTGCGAGGAGCTGCTGCGCGCCTCCGGTCTGGAGTGGACGGTGTTGCGCCTGCGTTCGCTGATGTCCAACACCCGGTCGTGGGCCTCCTCCATCCGCTCCGACTCGACGGTGCGGAGCTTCGGCGGAGACGCGCCCACCGCGGCGGTGGACCCGCGCGACGTCGCCCGGGTGGCGGCGCACGCGCTGACGTCTCACGGGCACGCGGGCCGGACCTACGCGCTCTCCGGGCCGCGGCCGATCACCGCCCGGGAGCAGACCGAGGAGCTCGCCCGAGCGTTGGGGAGGCCGCTCGGCTTCGTCGAGCTCACCCCTGACCAGGCCCTGGCGCGCTGGCGGAAGGGCCTGCCCGAGCAGGTCGCCCAGGCCCTGCTCGAAGGAGCCCGCCGGCGGGCAGGGGGAGCCGCGGCGCAGGTCGAGGGCGACGTCGAGGCCGTCACCGGGCGCGCGCCGACGGCCTTCGGGAGCTGGGCGGACGACCACCTCGGGTGGTTTCGGTGA
- a CDS encoding SDR family NAD(P)-dependent oxidoreductase — MTAAQGLLRDKVVMITGASSGIGAAAARLFTAEGAAVTLMARRGERLRDLVAEIRDGGGTAEAVVGDVTDPAHVERAVTHTLDAFGRLDAAFNNAGWGSLGTVLHETEDAVFDRIMDVNVRGVWNCMKRQIPAMLQGGAGGAIVNTSSTAGSFATGVVSPYVAAKHAVLGLTRAAAAEYGRHHIRINALMVGSTRTELLEEAIAAVPQLEQAAVARAIQPRLAEPVEVARAAAWLLSDQASFVTGGAVPVDGGCSAV; from the coding sequence ATGACAGCCGCCCAGGGGCTTCTTCGTGACAAGGTCGTCATGATCACGGGGGCCTCCAGTGGTATCGGCGCGGCCGCGGCCCGGCTCTTCACCGCCGAGGGGGCGGCGGTGACGCTGATGGCGCGGCGCGGGGAGCGGTTGCGAGACCTCGTCGCGGAGATCCGGGACGGGGGCGGCACGGCGGAGGCGGTCGTGGGGGACGTGACGGACCCGGCGCACGTCGAACGGGCCGTCACACACACCCTTGACGCCTTCGGACGGCTCGACGCCGCCTTCAACAACGCGGGGTGGGGTTCGCTCGGGACGGTACTGCACGAGACGGAGGACGCGGTTTTCGACCGCATCATGGACGTGAACGTGCGCGGGGTGTGGAACTGCATGAAGCGGCAGATACCGGCGATGCTCCAGGGGGGTGCGGGCGGCGCCATCGTGAACACCTCCAGCACGGCGGGGTCGTTCGCCACCGGCGTGGTGTCACCGTATGTGGCCGCCAAACACGCCGTGTTGGGGCTGACCCGCGCCGCTGCCGCGGAGTACGGGCGGCATCACATCAGGATCAACGCGCTCATGGTCGGCTCCACCCGGACCGAGCTGCTGGAGGAGGCGATCGCGGCCGTACCGCAACTGGAGCAGGCGGCTGTCGCCCGCGCCATCCAGCCTCGTCTGGCGGAGCCGGTCGAGGTCGCCCGGGCGGCGGCCTGGCTGCTGAGCGATCAGGCGTCGTTCGTCACCGGTGGCGCGGTCCCCGTGGACGGAGGGTGCAGCGCCGTGTGA
- a CDS encoding TetR/AcrR family transcriptional regulator: MQERAARTREVLIRAAAREFDSIGYAGASLAGIARSAGISVGAVTFHFPSKAQLAAAVNERGLAATAALVERVTARGDASVESVVTMTLALADLLENNVTVRAAARLTREQQGQGAVQDWTSAWMPRLRELLGQAPGGSRGAYADSTTLTALASYLVAGVEADLRHRGQPGHCPPEGPVDQLARIWSLVSHGLVPPEPPPSHRRRPSS; the protein is encoded by the coding sequence ATGCAGGAGAGGGCGGCGCGGACACGTGAGGTCCTGATCCGCGCGGCCGCACGGGAGTTCGACAGCATCGGGTACGCGGGGGCCTCTCTCGCCGGGATCGCCAGATCGGCCGGGATCTCGGTAGGGGCCGTGACCTTCCACTTCCCGTCGAAGGCGCAGCTGGCCGCGGCGGTCAACGAGCGGGGGCTGGCGGCGACGGCCGCCCTCGTGGAGCGGGTGACGGCCCGGGGCGACGCCTCGGTGGAGTCCGTGGTCACGATGACCCTCGCGCTCGCCGACCTTCTGGAGAACAACGTGACCGTGCGCGCGGCGGCCAGGCTCACACGGGAACAGCAGGGCCAGGGAGCGGTGCAGGACTGGACCTCGGCCTGGATGCCCCGGCTCCGCGAACTCCTGGGGCAGGCGCCCGGCGGCTCCCGGGGCGCCTACGCCGACTCGACGACGCTCACGGCCCTGGCCTCCTACCTCGTGGCGGGCGTGGAGGCCGACCTACGGCACCGCGGCCAACCGGGCCACTGCCCTCCCGAGGGGCCTGTCGACCAGCTCGCCCGGATCTGGTCCCTGGTCTCCCACGGGCTCGTCCCGCCCGAGCCCCCTCCCAGCCATCGTCGTCGACCGAGCTCGTGA
- a CDS encoding response regulator transcription factor, translating into MLVVEDDPDAADRRVRDLRRQGYAATSVDTGAAALRAYRHADLVLLGLDLPDIDGLEVCRSIRGAGDKPLISVATHDAELDRVLALQAGADDCVVASCGSREMAARIEAVLRRSRFRSEPNGLTARLGPLQIEGAAREVRLAGRLLNLTAKEFELLQTLAAAPGAIVTREELMAKVWETSWTSSTRTIDTHVSSLRAKLGSTAWIVTVRGVGYRMGRG; encoded by the coding sequence GTGCTGGTGGTCGAGGACGACCCCGACGCCGCGGACAGACGGGTGCGCGACCTGCGCCGGCAGGGGTACGCGGCAACCAGCGTCGACACGGGTGCCGCGGCGCTGCGGGCCTACCGGCACGCGGACCTGGTCCTGCTCGGCCTCGACCTCCCGGACATCGACGGCCTTGAGGTCTGCCGGTCCATACGGGGGGCGGGGGACAAGCCGCTGATCTCCGTCGCCACTCACGACGCCGAACTCGACCGCGTTCTGGCCCTCCAGGCCGGGGCGGACGACTGCGTGGTCGCCTCGTGCGGCTCGCGGGAGATGGCGGCGCGCATCGAGGCGGTGCTGCGGCGGTCCCGGTTCAGGTCGGAGCCGAACGGTCTCACCGCCCGCCTGGGTCCGCTCCAGATCGAGGGGGCGGCCCGGGAGGTGCGGCTGGCGGGGCGGCTGCTGAATCTCACCGCCAAGGAGTTCGAGCTCCTGCAGACGCTGGCCGCGGCCCCCGGGGCGATAGTGACCCGCGAGGAGCTGATGGCCAAGGTGTGGGAAACCAGTTGGACCAGCTCGACCCGGACCATCGACACCCACGTCAGCAGTCTCCGGGCGAAGCTCGGATCCACTGCCTGGATCGTGACGGTCCGCGGTGTCGGATACCGCATGGGCCGCGGCTGA
- a CDS encoding MFS transporter — protein sequence MSPLLALGTAAFMGILTEALPAGVLPEMAHDLSVSEAAAGQSLTVYALATGLSAIPVSMATAGWRRKQLLLLSVSVFAVANVVTAISSSYLLTMAFRLLAGIAAAVVWAELVGYARRLAPPHLQGRAIALTMAGVPLALSLGIPVGTFLGNVFDWRVTFGLVALISVLLLGWITASVPDAPGQRAGNREPILQALRLPGVVAILFVVAAYVLAHNILYTYISTFLDAYHMGSSRDIVLLVFGIASVVSIFITGALVDRKLRTLTIGSTALFLVASICLGLLASSPVVVYAAMVLWGLGWGGVTTLLQTAVTDAGGDRGQALLVTAWNSFMAGGGAAGGILLDALGPKSFPWTVGALLVPVLLVVVIGRRHAFPAKRPSAV from the coding sequence ATGTCACCGCTGCTGGCCCTGGGCACGGCCGCGTTCATGGGCATCCTGACCGAGGCACTCCCCGCCGGCGTGCTCCCCGAGATGGCCCACGACCTCTCGGTCAGCGAGGCCGCGGCCGGGCAGTCGCTCACCGTCTACGCGCTCGCCACGGGCCTCTCGGCGATCCCGGTCTCCATGGCCACAGCGGGGTGGCGGCGCAAGCAGCTGCTGCTGCTGTCGGTCTCGGTCTTCGCCGTCGCCAACGTGGTGACAGCCATCTCGTCCAGCTACCTGCTGACCATGGCCTTCCGCCTGCTGGCCGGCATCGCCGCGGCCGTGGTCTGGGCCGAACTCGTCGGCTACGCACGCCGCCTGGCACCCCCGCACCTCCAGGGCAGGGCGATCGCCCTCACCATGGCAGGGGTCCCCCTCGCCCTGTCGTTGGGCATCCCCGTAGGCACCTTCCTCGGCAACGTCTTCGACTGGCGGGTCACCTTCGGACTGGTCGCCCTGATCTCCGTCCTCCTGCTGGGGTGGATCACGGCCTCGGTCCCGGACGCGCCAGGGCAGCGTGCGGGCAACCGGGAGCCCATCCTCCAGGCCCTCCGGCTCCCCGGCGTGGTCGCCATCCTGTTCGTGGTCGCGGCGTACGTGCTGGCGCACAACATCCTGTACACGTACATCTCCACCTTCCTCGACGCCTACCACATGGGCTCCTCGCGCGACATCGTCCTCCTGGTCTTCGGTATCGCCTCGGTGGTGAGCATCTTCATCACCGGCGCCCTGGTCGACCGGAAGCTGCGGACGCTGACGATCGGCAGCACCGCGCTGTTCCTGGTGGCCTCGATCTGCCTCGGCCTGCTGGCGAGCAGCCCGGTCGTGGTCTACGCGGCGATGGTGCTGTGGGGCCTGGGCTGGGGCGGCGTCACCACGCTGCTCCAGACCGCCGTCACCGACGCGGGCGGCGACCGCGGACAGGCGCTCCTGGTGACCGCCTGGAACTCGTTCATGGCCGGCGGCGGCGCCGCGGGCGGCATCCTGCTCGACGCCCTCGGCCCCAAGTCCTTTCCCTGGACGGTCGGGGCGCTCCTGGTGCCGGTGCTGCTGGTCGTCGTCATCGGCCGGCGGCACGCCTTCCCGGCCAAACGCCCCAGTGCCGTCTGA